Proteins from a single region of Gasterosteus aculeatus chromosome 20, fGasAcu3.hap1.1, whole genome shotgun sequence:
- the nr2f5 gene encoding nuclear receptor subfamily 2 group F member 5 isoform X1: MFADKPPERDNVRPEYKYAQIDSGSGKRLFALPHFSFPEDVGTVHSVSPSAALTKTKAFGDSMAMVVNQWPENISADPGSQLQICGQEPGGAPGTPNGSTPGNDALSGDKIPNVDCMVCGDKSSGKHYGQFTCEGCKSFFKRSVRRNLSYTCRGNRDCPIDQHHRNQCQYCRLKKCLKVGMRREAVQRGRTSNSQTSPGQYLTNGTDPYNGQPYLSGFISLLLRAEPYPTSRYGAQCMQGNNLMGIENICELAARLLFSAVEWAKNIPFFPDLQLMDQVALLRMSWSELFVLNAAQCSMPLHVAPLLAAAGLHASPMSAERVVAFMDHIRVFQEQVEKLKALQVDTAEYSCLKSIVLFTSDAMGLSDVAHVESIQEKSQCALEEYVRNQYPSQPNRFGRLLLRLPSLRIVSSPVIEQLFFVRLVGKTPIETLLRDMLLSGSSYNWPYMPAVQRDRPISLHYNENGP, translated from the exons ATGTTCGCAGACAAACCTCCAGAAAGAGACAACGTTCGCCCCGAGTATAAATACGCTCAGATTGACAGCGGAAGTGGGAAGCGCCTTTTTGCCCTCCCTCATTTTTCCTTCCCCGAAGACGTCGGGACGGTCCActctgtctctccttctgcggctctaacaaagaccaaagcGTTTGGGGATAGCATGGCAATGGTAGTAAACCAGTGGCCAGAGAACATTTCTGCAGATCCGGGGTCCCAGCTCCAGATATGTGGCCAGGAGCCAGGCGGGGCCCCGGGGACCCCCAACGGTTCCACCCCGGGGAACGACGCGCTGTCTGGGGACAAGATCCCCAACGTGGACTGCATGGTGTGCGGGGACAAGTCCAGCGGGAAGCATTACGGCCAGTTCACCTGCGAGGGATGCAAGAGCTTCTTTAAGCGCTCGGTGAGGCGGAACCTCTCGTACACCTGCCGGGGGAACCGAGACTGTCCCATCGACCAGCACCACCGGAACCAGTGCCAGTACTGCCGGCTGAAGAAGTGCCTCAAGGTCGGCATGAGAAGAGAGG CTGTGCAGCGAGGACGCACGTCGAACTCCCAGACCAGCCCGGGACAGTACCTGACCAACGGCACCGACCCGTACAACGGCCAGCCCTACCTGTCCGGCTTCATCTCTCTGTTGCTGCGCGCCGAGCCCTACCCCACGTCTCGCTACGGGGCCCAGTGCATGCAGGGAAACAACCTGATGGGCATTGAGAACATCTGCGAGCTGGCGGCCCGGCTGCTCTTCAGCGCTGTCGAGTGGGCCAAGAACATCCCCTTTTTCCCCGATCTGCAGCTGATGGACCAG GTGGCGTTGTTGCGCATGTCGTGGAGCGAGCTCTTCGTCCTCAACGCCGCCCAGTGCTCCATGCCGCTGCACGTGGCGCCCCTGTTGGCGGCCGCAGGCCTGCACGCGTCGCCCATGTCAGCGGAGCGCGTCGTGGCCTTCATGGACCACATCCGTGTCTTCcaggagcaggtggagaagcTGAAGGCCCTGCAGGTGGACACGGCAGAGTATTCCTGCCTCAAGTCCATCGTGCTCTTCACGTCTG ACGCGATGGGGCTCTCAGACGTGGCCCACGTGGAGAGCATCCAGGAGAAGTCCCAGTGCGCCCTGGAGGAGTATGTAAGGAACCAGTACCCGAGCCAGCCGAACCGCTTCGGACGCCTCCTCCTGCGCCTGCCCTCCCTGCGCATCGTCTCCTCTCCGGTCATCGAGCAGCTGTTTTTCGTCCGCCTGGTGGGCAAGACGCCCATCGAGACGCTGCTCCGCGACATGCTGCTCTCgggctccagctacaactggcCCTACATGCCCGCCGTGCAGCGCGACCGCCCCATCTCCCTCCACTACAACGAGAACGGGCCctga
- the nr2f5 gene encoding nuclear receptor subfamily 2 group F member 5 isoform X2, which translates to MFADKPPERDNVRPEYKYAQIDSGSGKRLFALPHFSFPEDVGTVHSVSPSAALTKTKAFGDSMAMVVNQWPENISADPGSQLQICGQEPGGAPGTPNGSTPGNDALSGDKIPNVDCMVCGDKSSGKHYGQFTCEGCKSFFKRSVRRNLSYTCRGNRDCPIDQHHRNQCQYCRLKKCLKVGMRREGKTIAVQRGRTSNSQTSPGQYLTNGTDPYNGQPYLSGFISLLLRAEPYPTSRYGAQCMQGNNLMGIENICELAARLLFSAVEWAKNIPFFPDLQLMDQVALLRMSWSELFVLNAAQCSMPLHVAPLLAAAGLHASPMSAERVVAFMDHIRVFQEQVEKLKALQVDTAEYSCLKSIVLFTSDAMGLSDVAHVESIQEKSQCALEEYVRNQYPSQPNRFGRLLLRLPSLRIVSSPVIEQLFFVRLVGKTPIETLLRDMLLSGSSYNWPYMPAVQRDRPISLHYNENGP; encoded by the exons ATGTTCGCAGACAAACCTCCAGAAAGAGACAACGTTCGCCCCGAGTATAAATACGCTCAGATTGACAGCGGAAGTGGGAAGCGCCTTTTTGCCCTCCCTCATTTTTCCTTCCCCGAAGACGTCGGGACGGTCCActctgtctctccttctgcggctctaacaaagaccaaagcGTTTGGGGATAGCATGGCAATGGTAGTAAACCAGTGGCCAGAGAACATTTCTGCAGATCCGGGGTCCCAGCTCCAGATATGTGGCCAGGAGCCAGGCGGGGCCCCGGGGACCCCCAACGGTTCCACCCCGGGGAACGACGCGCTGTCTGGGGACAAGATCCCCAACGTGGACTGCATGGTGTGCGGGGACAAGTCCAGCGGGAAGCATTACGGCCAGTTCACCTGCGAGGGATGCAAGAGCTTCTTTAAGCGCTCGGTGAGGCGGAACCTCTCGTACACCTGCCGGGGGAACCGAGACTGTCCCATCGACCAGCACCACCGGAACCAGTGCCAGTACTGCCGGCTGAAGAAGTGCCTCAAGGTCGGCATGAGAAGAGAGGGTAAGACCATAG CTGTGCAGCGAGGACGCACGTCGAACTCCCAGACCAGCCCGGGACAGTACCTGACCAACGGCACCGACCCGTACAACGGCCAGCCCTACCTGTCCGGCTTCATCTCTCTGTTGCTGCGCGCCGAGCCCTACCCCACGTCTCGCTACGGGGCCCAGTGCATGCAGGGAAACAACCTGATGGGCATTGAGAACATCTGCGAGCTGGCGGCCCGGCTGCTCTTCAGCGCTGTCGAGTGGGCCAAGAACATCCCCTTTTTCCCCGATCTGCAGCTGATGGACCAG GTGGCGTTGTTGCGCATGTCGTGGAGCGAGCTCTTCGTCCTCAACGCCGCCCAGTGCTCCATGCCGCTGCACGTGGCGCCCCTGTTGGCGGCCGCAGGCCTGCACGCGTCGCCCATGTCAGCGGAGCGCGTCGTGGCCTTCATGGACCACATCCGTGTCTTCcaggagcaggtggagaagcTGAAGGCCCTGCAGGTGGACACGGCAGAGTATTCCTGCCTCAAGTCCATCGTGCTCTTCACGTCTG ACGCGATGGGGCTCTCAGACGTGGCCCACGTGGAGAGCATCCAGGAGAAGTCCCAGTGCGCCCTGGAGGAGTATGTAAGGAACCAGTACCCGAGCCAGCCGAACCGCTTCGGACGCCTCCTCCTGCGCCTGCCCTCCCTGCGCATCGTCTCCTCTCCGGTCATCGAGCAGCTGTTTTTCGTCCGCCTGGTGGGCAAGACGCCCATCGAGACGCTGCTCCGCGACATGCTGCTCTCgggctccagctacaactggcCCTACATGCCCGCCGTGCAGCGCGACCGCCCCATCTCCCTCCACTACAACGAGAACGGGCCctga